The Arachis hypogaea cultivar Tifrunner chromosome 16, arahy.Tifrunner.gnm2.J5K5, whole genome shotgun sequence genome contains a region encoding:
- the LOC112759010 gene encoding uncharacterized protein, translated as MGSSSFLWNFTKKFVTFGIITVTVSDRYVTVVPVRGGSMSPTLNPKTSSFAGNFSDDYVLVEKFCIDKYKFSHGDVVVFSSPLNHKERHIKRIVALSGEWFSSRQNYDVLKVPEGHCWVEGDNAAFSMDSKLFGSIPLGLIRGRVTHVVWPPQRIGAIQSPPREGLSSL; from the exons ATGGGATCAAGCAGCTTTCTGTGGAATTTTACCAAGAAGTTTGTCACATTTGGGATCATTACTGTTACTGTGTCTGATCGTTATGTAACAGTGGTTCCAGTTCGGGGTGGCTCTATGTCTCCCACACTTAATCCAAAAACCAGCTCTTTTGCAGGAAACTTCTCTG ATGATTATGTCTTGGTTGAGAAGTTTTGCATTGACAAATACAAATTTTCACATGGAGATGTTGTGGTCTTCAG TTCCCCATTGAATCACAAGGAGAGACACATAAAGAGAATAGTTGCATTATCTGGTGAATGGTTTAGTAGTCGTCAGAACTATGATGTGTTGAAGGTTCCAGAAGGACATTGTTGGGTTGAGGGAGATAATGCGGCTTTTAGCATGGATTCAAAGTTATTTGGATCT ATTCCTTTGGGCCTCATACGAGGAAGGGTGACCCATGTTGTGTGGCCTCCACAAAGAATAGGCGCCATCCAGAGTCCTCCACGAGAAGGATTATCTTCTTTATAG